In a single window of the Desulfovibrio mangrovi genome:
- a CDS encoding ABC transporter permease subunit, which translates to MNKPGLHLLRAAVWIAALLVPLALAALTGVLVVRGAGALDVDLFFGGVPALAAITGRIPVWDGIWPACAGTVSLLALTMLLALGPGIGCGIYLATCAPTRIKAVLGFAIDLLAGIPSIVMGLFGFTMLLLLRRTIAPQASASLLLAACCLALLVLPVLVSTTRAALEALPLRLHLTGAALGLGKWQTIRHILLPSSARGILGGVLLAAGRAAEDTAVIMLTGAVANAGLPAGITSRFEALPFSIFYRSSQYRDALELQQGFATTLVLLTLSLALLAGASKLQRTLEQRWQGTRENY; encoded by the coding sequence ATGAACAAACCCGGTTTGCATCTTTTGCGGGCAGCGGTCTGGATTGCCGCCCTCCTCGTACCCCTTGCCCTTGCCGCGCTGACCGGGGTGCTGGTCGTCCGGGGAGCAGGAGCCCTTGACGTCGACCTCTTTTTCGGCGGCGTCCCCGCCCTTGCGGCCATAACCGGCCGCATCCCCGTCTGGGACGGCATATGGCCCGCCTGCGCAGGCACCGTATCCCTTCTCGCACTCACCATGCTGCTGGCCCTCGGTCCCGGCATCGGCTGCGGCATATACCTCGCCACCTGCGCCCCCACCAGAATCAAAGCCGTACTGGGCTTCGCCATTGATCTTCTGGCAGGCATTCCTTCCATCGTGATGGGTCTGTTCGGCTTCACCATGCTGCTTCTGTTGCGGCGCACCATTGCCCCGCAGGCCAGTGCCTCGCTGCTGCTGGCAGCATGCTGCCTTGCCCTGCTTGTGCTCCCCGTTCTGGTATCCACCACGCGCGCGGCGCTGGAGGCGCTCCCGCTGCGCTTGCATCTTACAGGGGCGGCGCTCGGACTCGGCAAGTGGCAGACCATCAGACATATCTTGCTCCCTTCGTCGGCACGCGGCATACTGGGCGGCGTTCTGCTGGCAGCAGGCCGTGCTGCAGAAGACACCGCCGTCATCATGCTGACGGGCGCAGTGGCCAACGCAGGCCTTCCGGCGGGCATCACCTCACGCTTCGAGGCCTTGCCCTTCTCCATTTTCTACCGCTCATCGCAGTATCGGGATGCGCTGGAGCTGCAGCAGGGATTCGCCACCACACTGGTGCTGCTGACTCTCTCGCTCGCCCTGCTGGCAGGTGCCTCGAAACTGCAACGCACTCTGGAACAACGATGGCAGGGAACCCGTGAAAACTACTGA
- a CDS encoding PstC family ABC transporter permease gives MHFRKGCMAEAGLTASALITGTAVAAIFIFLFLFALPVFTGGQGLAILSGEWSPFKGQYGILPMLAASLCVALSALAIGWPLALGLCCGIRGFLPRPLGRALLVMLRGMTAFPTVVYGFAAFFLLVPIMREALGRGSGLNWATASLVLALVILPTMALVMDAGMRQTEKSLRLTGAALGFTREQTLAHLVLPACRKSLFAAAALGFGRAVGDTLIPLMLAGNAPQWPAMASDSIRTLTAHIGLVLATDSNSAAYGSVFVAGCLLLLVNVAVQLSLRFCLKTGKTE, from the coding sequence ATGCACTTCCGTAAAGGCTGCATGGCGGAGGCCGGACTCACGGCCTCCGCCCTTATCACAGGCACTGCCGTGGCGGCCATTTTCATCTTTCTCTTCCTGTTTGCCCTGCCCGTCTTCACCGGCGGGCAGGGACTTGCCATTTTGAGTGGAGAGTGGAGTCCCTTCAAGGGCCAGTACGGCATTCTGCCCATGCTGGCAGCCTCCTTGTGCGTCGCGCTGTCGGCCCTTGCCATAGGCTGGCCGCTGGCTCTCGGTCTTTGCTGCGGCATCCGGGGCTTTCTGCCCCGCCCGCTGGGACGCGCTCTCCTTGTCATGCTGCGCGGCATGACGGCCTTTCCCACAGTGGTCTACGGCTTCGCCGCCTTTTTTCTATTGGTCCCCATCATGCGTGAAGCGCTGGGGCGAGGTTCCGGCCTGAACTGGGCCACGGCCAGTCTGGTGCTGGCCTTGGTGATTCTGCCCACCATGGCCCTTGTCATGGATGCAGGCATGCGCCAGACCGAAAAGAGCCTGCGCCTGACAGGGGCGGCTCTGGGATTCACCCGGGAGCAGACCCTGGCCCACCTTGTGCTGCCTGCCTGCCGCAAGAGCCTGTTTGCAGCGGCAGCTCTCGGCTTCGGGCGCGCCGTAGGCGACACGCTCATTCCGCTCATGCTGGCCGGCAATGCGCCGCAATGGCCTGCCATGGCGTCTGACAGCATCCGGACACTTACCGCCCACATCGGACTCGTACTGGCCACGGACAGCAACAGCGCGGCCTATGGTTCGGTCTTTGTGGCAGGCTGCCTGCTGCTTCTCGTCAACGTAGCCGTGCAGCTGAGTCTGCGTTTCTGTCTGAAGACGGGGAAGACGGAATGA
- a CDS encoding phosphate ABC transporter substrate-binding protein — protein sequence MVVCLTLALTVTASLSWASPLDAFKGKQGTVDIAGGTAHIPVMKEAAKRIMTANPEVRISIAGGGSGVGVQQVGEGLVHIGNTGRGLSSEEVAKYGLVSFAFAIDGVAVVINPANGIDALTAAQVKDIYAGKIANWKELGGEDRAITLYTRDEASGTREVFFKKLLAKGDIAASANVVPSNGAMKTAIAQDPGAIGYVGIGHIDSTVKAPSMDGMVPTQENAANGTYTITRKLFMNTKGEPQGVVKDFIEYIFTPEGAEIIRASGYIPVSK from the coding sequence GGTTGTCTGCCTGACACTGGCCCTGACTGTTACCGCCTCCCTTTCATGGGCCTCACCGCTTGATGCCTTCAAGGGCAAGCAGGGGACCGTGGATATCGCAGGCGGCACCGCCCATATTCCCGTCATGAAGGAAGCTGCCAAGCGCATCATGACCGCCAACCCCGAAGTCCGCATCAGCATTGCCGGCGGCGGCTCCGGCGTGGGCGTACAGCAGGTTGGCGAAGGACTGGTGCATATCGGCAACACCGGCCGTGGCCTTTCCTCCGAAGAAGTCGCCAAGTACGGCCTTGTCAGCTTTGCCTTTGCCATTGACGGCGTGGCCGTGGTCATCAATCCCGCCAACGGCATTGATGCCCTGACCGCCGCACAGGTGAAAGACATCTACGCAGGCAAGATTGCCAACTGGAAGGAGCTGGGCGGCGAAGACCGTGCCATCACCCTCTACACCCGCGACGAAGCCAGCGGCACCCGTGAAGTATTCTTCAAGAAGCTGCTCGCCAAGGGCGACATTGCCGCCTCTGCCAACGTGGTGCCCTCCAACGGCGCCATGAAGACCGCCATCGCACAGGATCCCGGCGCCATCGGCTACGTGGGCATCGGCCACATCGACAGCACCGTGAAGGCCCCCTCCATGGACGGCATGGTCCCCACGCAGGAAAACGCCGCCAACGGCACCTACACCATCACCCGCAAGCTCTTCATGAACACCAAGGGCGAGCCCCAGGGCGTGGTGAAGGACTTCATTGAATACATCTTCACACCCGAAGGCGCAGAAATCATCCGTGCAAGCGGCTACATTCCCGTATCCAAGTAG